The Nocardioides luti genome contains a region encoding:
- a CDS encoding response regulator, which yields MARVLVVDDDHTVREVVVSYLRAHDHEVDEAGDGESALRLMRERPADLVVLDLMLPGIDGLEVCRRLREQGSVPIIMLTALGGEVDRVVGLQHGADDYVTKPFSPRELALRVDSVLRRSGDVAPAVPALLTDGDLTVDSTSHVATRGGETLALTTREFDLLRFLLAHPGTAYSRDDLLQQVWGWSIGDRSTVTVHVRRLREKIERDPTRPERLLTVWGVGYRWEARA from the coding sequence GTGGCACGCGTCCTGGTGGTCGATGACGACCACACGGTCCGCGAGGTCGTCGTGTCCTACCTGCGGGCCCACGACCACGAGGTCGACGAGGCGGGTGACGGCGAGTCCGCGCTGCGCCTGATGCGCGAGCGCCCGGCCGACCTGGTCGTGCTCGACCTGATGCTGCCGGGGATCGACGGGCTCGAGGTCTGCCGCCGGCTGCGGGAGCAGGGCTCGGTCCCGATCATCATGCTGACCGCGCTCGGGGGCGAGGTGGACCGCGTGGTGGGTCTCCAGCACGGCGCCGACGACTACGTCACCAAGCCGTTCAGCCCGCGTGAGCTGGCCCTGCGGGTCGACTCCGTGCTCCGGCGCTCCGGCGACGTCGCCCCGGCGGTGCCCGCGCTGCTCACCGACGGCGACCTGACCGTCGACAGCACCAGCCACGTGGCGACCCGCGGCGGCGAGACGCTCGCGCTGACCACGCGCGAGTTCGACCTGCTGCGCTTCCTGCTCGCGCACCCGGGGACGGCGTACTCCCGCGACGACCTGCTGCAGCAGGTCTGGGGCTGGTCGATCGGCGACCGCTCGACCGTGACCGTGCACGTGCGACGGTTGCGCGAGAAGATCGAGCGCGACCCCACCCGACCGGAGCGCCTGCTCACGGTGTGGGGGGTCGGCTACCGCTGGGAGGCCCGCGCATGA